From Micromonospora rhizosphaerae, the proteins below share one genomic window:
- a CDS encoding malectin domain-containing carbohydrate-binding protein encodes MTRPSALSRRLLAALAAVAITAAGLAPTGAASAAPDHTTVVKPVPSTASPDIMDGTVYAIHDAGTKIIAAGSFTRVQNRGSDVDITRNYVLAFDKATGTVDTAFAPTVDNQVYAVVAGPTAGTVFLAGKFNTVNGVTRRKVALLNVATGAVVTSFAGPAFNGLVNDVALVGNRLLVGGIFTTAGNTNPRGGLASLSASTGALDSYLTTTLTEHHNYDGVSGANAGVGAGKLAVSPDGRQLVVIGNFKQADGVLHDQIVKLDLGAGAATIADWNTSRYTPRCAWWAFDTYMRDVAYAPDGSYFVVVTTGAPNAGTLCDSAARWETDATGTELQPTWADYSGGDTFLSVGISEQAVYVGGHIRWLNNSFGGDSAQAGAVGRASIAALDPRNGLPMSWNPGRHPRGVGVSELLVTPAGLWLGSDTSWIGNFQYRRERIAFFPLTGGAAPHPTTTAGLPGKVYRAGVPVPTNVLYRVNAGGPLVAATDSGPDWAADDAADPSPYHNDGSSTAGFGPVGSVDATVPAGTPSALYSDERWDSGGDPEMQWQLPVPAGTEIEVRLYLADRYDGTSTPGSRVFDVALDGVTVLDDLDLSGTVGHNVGTMRSFAIVSDGSVDLDFGHVVENPLVDGIEIVKTGPPPAGNGEEVQVRSYDGASAVGASSVLANPDNTAWSTARGGFWVGGTLFYGMNGALYRRSFDGTTFGTPSLVDPYHDAYWDTVETDSGPDGQTYAGVTTNFYAEIPNVTGMFYTAGRLYYTLAGQGELHWRWFTPDSGVVGADRFTVAGVTGFADAGGIFLGGDTLYKVDRSTGDLSSTDWAGGAPTGAFTVRSGPAADGNDWRARAVFVGP; translated from the coding sequence GTGACCCGTCCCTCGGCCCTGAGCCGCCGTCTCCTCGCGGCACTCGCCGCCGTCGCCATCACCGCCGCCGGCCTGGCCCCGACCGGCGCCGCCAGCGCCGCGCCCGACCACACCACCGTGGTCAAGCCGGTCCCGTCCACCGCCTCGCCGGACATCATGGACGGCACCGTGTACGCGATCCACGACGCCGGCACGAAGATCATCGCAGCGGGCTCCTTCACCCGGGTGCAGAACCGCGGGTCCGACGTGGACATCACCCGCAACTACGTCCTCGCCTTCGACAAGGCCACCGGCACGGTGGACACCGCCTTCGCCCCGACCGTCGACAACCAGGTCTACGCCGTGGTTGCCGGGCCCACCGCCGGCACCGTCTTCCTGGCCGGCAAGTTCAACACCGTCAACGGGGTCACCCGGCGCAAGGTGGCCCTGCTCAACGTGGCGACCGGCGCGGTGGTCACCAGCTTCGCCGGCCCGGCGTTCAACGGGCTGGTCAACGACGTCGCGCTGGTCGGCAACCGGCTCCTGGTGGGCGGCATCTTCACCACCGCCGGCAACACCAACCCGCGCGGTGGCCTCGCCTCGCTGAGCGCCAGCACCGGCGCGCTGGACAGCTACCTGACCACCACCCTCACCGAGCACCACAACTACGACGGGGTCAGCGGCGCCAACGCGGGGGTCGGCGCCGGCAAGCTGGCCGTCTCCCCGGACGGCCGGCAGCTCGTCGTGATCGGCAACTTCAAGCAGGCCGACGGGGTGCTGCACGACCAGATCGTCAAGCTCGACCTGGGTGCCGGCGCGGCGACCATCGCCGACTGGAACACCAGCCGGTACACCCCGCGCTGCGCCTGGTGGGCGTTCGACACGTACATGCGGGACGTGGCGTACGCGCCGGACGGCAGCTACTTCGTGGTGGTGACCACCGGCGCCCCGAACGCGGGCACGCTCTGCGACTCCGCCGCCCGCTGGGAGACCGACGCGACCGGCACGGAACTCCAGCCCACCTGGGCCGACTACTCCGGCGGGGACACCTTCCTGTCCGTCGGGATCAGCGAGCAGGCCGTCTACGTGGGCGGGCACATCCGCTGGCTCAACAACAGCTTCGGCGGGGACTCCGCCCAGGCGGGCGCGGTCGGCCGGGCCAGCATCGCCGCCCTGGACCCGCGCAACGGGCTGCCGATGTCCTGGAACCCGGGCCGGCACCCGCGCGGCGTCGGTGTCTCCGAGCTGCTGGTCACCCCCGCCGGGCTCTGGCTCGGCTCCGACACCTCCTGGATCGGCAACTTCCAGTACCGCCGGGAGCGGATCGCGTTCTTCCCGCTCACCGGCGGGGCCGCCCCGCACCCGACCACCACGGCCGGGCTACCCGGCAAGGTCTACCGGGCCGGCGTGCCGGTGCCGACCAACGTGCTCTACCGGGTGAACGCCGGCGGGCCGCTGGTCGCCGCGACGGACAGCGGACCGGACTGGGCGGCCGACGACGCCGCTGACCCGAGCCCGTACCACAACGACGGCAGCAGCACCGCCGGGTTCGGCCCGGTGGGCAGCGTCGACGCCACCGTGCCGGCCGGCACCCCGTCGGCCCTCTACAGCGACGAGCGGTGGGACTCCGGCGGCGACCCGGAGATGCAGTGGCAGCTCCCGGTGCCCGCCGGCACCGAGATCGAGGTCCGGCTCTACCTGGCCGACCGGTACGACGGCACCTCGACGCCCGGGTCACGGGTCTTCGACGTGGCGCTGGACGGGGTGACGGTCCTCGACGACCTGGACCTCTCCGGCACGGTCGGGCACAACGTGGGCACCATGCGCTCCTTCGCCATCGTCAGCGACGGCTCGGTCGATCTCGACTTCGGGCACGTGGTGGAGAACCCGCTGGTCGACGGCATCGAGATCGTCAAGACCGGGCCGCCGCCCGCGGGCAACGGAGAAGAGGTGCAGGTCCGGTCGTACGACGGGGCCAGCGCGGTCGGCGCGAGCAGCGTGCTGGCCAACCCGGACAACACCGCCTGGTCCACCGCCCGAGGCGGCTTCTGGGTGGGCGGCACCCTCTTCTACGGGATGAACGGCGCGCTGTACCGGCGCTCGTTCGACGGCACCACGTTCGGCACGCCGAGCCTGGTCGACCCGTACCACGACGCGTACTGGGACACCGTGGAGACGGATTCCGGCCCGGACGGCCAGACGTACGCCGGGGTGACCACGAACTTCTACGCCGAGATCCCGAACGTGACCGGCATGTTCTACACCGCTGGCCGGCTCTACTACACCCTCGCCGGCCAGGGTGAGCTCCACTGGCGCTGGTTCACCCCGGACAGCGGCGTGGTCGGGGCGGACAGGTTCACCGTGGCCGGGGTGACCGGCTTCGCCGACGCCGGCGGCATCTTCCTCGGCGGCGACACCCTCTACAAGGTCGACCGGAGCACCGGCGACCTCTCCTCGACCGACTGGGCGGGCGGCGCGCCGACCGGGGCGTTCACCGTGCGCAGCGGGCCGGCCGCGGACGGCAACGACTGGCGGGCCAGGGCGGTCTTCGTCGGGCCGTAA
- a CDS encoding VOC family protein produces MSALIHCVTVESDDPYALASWWAGVLDRRLHDDDHPGDPEAVLVAPDGHGPDLLFVEVGERHGKGAFHIDLHPADRTRDAEVERLLGLGAALVADRRRPDGTGWVVLADPEGNEFCVCRSAAERAVSA; encoded by the coding sequence GTGAGTGCATTGATCCACTGCGTCACCGTCGAGTCCGACGACCCGTACGCCCTGGCCAGCTGGTGGGCGGGCGTGCTCGACCGCCGGCTGCACGACGACGACCACCCGGGCGACCCGGAGGCGGTCCTGGTCGCGCCCGACGGGCACGGCCCCGACCTGCTCTTCGTCGAGGTCGGGGAGCGGCACGGCAAGGGCGCGTTCCACATCGACCTGCATCCCGCCGACCGAACCCGGGACGCCGAGGTCGAGCGGCTGCTCGGGCTCGGTGCCGCACTGGTCGCGGACCGCCGCCGGCCGGACGGCACCGGCTGGGTGGTGCTCGCCGACCCGGAGGGCAACGAGTTCTGCGTCTGCCGGAGCGCGGCCGAACGGGCCGTGTCGGCCTAG